From the genome of Leptospira langatensis:
TCACTCCTGCTCGTTTGCCGGAGCCAATCATCCAAAAGATCCAAGAACAATCGATCCTCGCTCATAAGACCATGGGTTGCGAAGCGTATTCCAGAACGGATTTCATTCTTGTAGACGGGGTCCCCTTTGTATTAGAAACGAACACTCTTCCTGGAATGACAGAGACAAGCCTAATCCCTCAGCAAGCAAAGGCAGCAGGGATCCCGATCGAAGAGTTATATCAATCCTTGATCGATCAGGCATTAGAGAGAGCAGGTAAAGTGCCAGTGGCTTGAGGTTGGCTGAGCGTGGCCCCCACCCATCTTCGGGTAGGGGGGAGTGGCCTGTGGGAGAAGCTCGTCCCGTATATCAGAAATCCTTAAATCTCACAATCACAAATTTTCTCGAACAAAATCATGTGGGAACTATCCGCTCAGTTCCTCGCATACCTCTTATCGAATTTGAAAGAGTGCGAGCTTGGCGAAGAAATTTGCTCGGAACCGCACCTGTTTCAGGTCCGTGAAGAAAGCTTTATCTTCGACCGTAAATCCTCGGATCTGGCAAAACTCCTCGAAGTCTAGAACGGAAAGAAAATGTAAGTTCGGAGTGTTGAACCAACGATAGGGAAGAAGGTCCGTAACAGGAGTCTTCCCCTGGAATAGGATCCTAAATCGGACTTCCCAATATCCGAAATTCGGAAATACAATGATGACCCTTTTTCCGATACGGAGACCTTCTTTGATGATATCTCCCGGATGTCTGGTCTCTTGGATGGTCTGGTTCAGGATCACATAGTCGAATCTCTTGTCCTCATGGTGACTGAGACCTTCATCTATATCTCCGTGATGGACATAGACCCCCTTACGAATACATTCCACGATCGCGTCTTCGTCTTTCTCGATCCCTTGGCCTCGGATCCCTTTTTGCTTGAGTAGATAGAGAAGGTCACCGTTCCCACAACCCAAGTCGAGAACTCGGGAGCCGGGAGAGATCGTATCCAGAATATAAGCGAAGTCCGGTCTTTCTCGAAGAGTTTTGCTGCTTAAAACTTTAGAAGCGATCATTCATCCACCGGCATTTTTAAGAATCCGTTGATCACATCTTCCTGCTTAGCGTTTGGAAGAAGAAAACTATCGTGTCCTTCCTTGGTATTTAGCTCCACATAAAAGACTCTTTTGTCTGCGGCTTCCAGGCTCTTTACGATTTCCCTGGACTGAGCGGGGGGATACAGCCAATCGGAACTATAAGAGATGATCAAAAATCTACACTGAGCGGGACTCAATGCTTTGGTAAGTTCTTGGCCCTTGCCTAAACTGAAATGATCCAGAGCCTTGGTAACATAGATATACGAGTTCGCGTCGAAACGATCTACGAAACTTTCCCCTTGGTAGATGAGATAGCTTCCCACAGCAAAGTCGGAATTCAATAGGTTTCCTCGAGGAGGGTTCCTGCCGAATTTCTCCCTCATCTTGTCGTCCGAAAGGTAAGTGATATGGCCCACCATTCTCGCAAGAGCTAGGCCCTTTCGAGGAGAGGCATTGTCTTCGTACAAGCCGTTATTCCAATTCGGATCGGAAAGGATCGCTTGTCTTCCCACTTCATTGAATGCGATCTGCATCGCGGAATGTTCGGGAGAAGATGCCAAAATAATACAGTTCGTTAGGAAGTCGGGGTAGGAGATACTCCATTGCAGAGCCTGCATTCCCCCCATGGAACCACCGGCCACGCAGAATAATTTTTGGATCCCGAAAGAATCTATGAGAAGCTTCTGAGCCTCCACCATATCCTTGATGGACACGAAAGGGAAGCTCGACCCGTAAGGTTTACCGGAAACCGGATTGATGCTTATCGGACCGGAAGATCCCTTGCATCCACCTATCACGTTAGACGAAATTATGAAGAATTGGTTCGTATCGAAAGATTTGCCAGGGCCGATATAATCGTCCCACCAGCCAGGACGTTTCTCGGAAGAAGAATGATATCCTGCGGCATGAGCGTCGCCGGAGAGAGCATGACAGACCAAGATGGCATTGTCTTTTGCAGGAGAAAGAGTTCCGTACGTTTCATACGCGATTAGAGTAGGGGAAAGGACAGAGCCGTTGTCCAAGCGCAGATCGCCTAAGGTTGCCGTTTTTGTTTCAACGATTCCTACTGAGCGCTCTAAATCCATTCGATTTCCACCAAAAGCCGAAGCCACTTTCCTCATTTTCGGATCCTTCAAACAAGTTTGAAGAGAAAACGGGAAAGTGGCCTGTTTTTAGACGATTTTTTTGATCGAGTCGAAAGTCACACCTTTTTCAAAGCTTCATCGAGATCCGTAAGGATATCGTCGATATGTTCCAGACCAACGGATAGACGAATGAACTCAGGAGTCACACCGCTACTCAATTGCTCTTCCGGACTCAACTGTTGGTGAGTGGTAGAAGCTGGGTGGATCGCTAAGGATTTAGCATCTCCCACGTTTGCAAGGAGAGAGAATAATTCCAACCCGTCGATCAGCTTTTTCGCTTCCGGGATCCCACCTTTAACACCGAAGCCTACGATCGCGCCGAAAAGTCCTCTGGTATGATACTTCTTCGCAAGAGCATAGTTCTTGTCGGTAGTGAGACCTGGATAGTTCACCCAAGTAACTTTAGGATGCTTAGAAAGGAATTCAGCTACCTTCTGCGCATTTTGGGAATGTTGGGTCACTCTCAATGGGAGAGTCTCGATTCCTTGGAGAATATTGAAGGCGTTGAAAGGAGAGATGGCAGGTCCCAAATCCCTAAGTCCTTGTACTCTCGCTTTGATGATGAATGCAATATTCACTCCGCCAAACGGTTCAAATTTACCGAATACATCCCAGAATTTCAGACCGTGATAGCTTGGATCGGGATCGGTGAAGTTCTTGAATTTGCCATTTCCCCAATTGAATTTACCGGAATCTACGATGATCCCTCCGATAGAAGTCCCGTGTCCTCCCAAGAACTTGGTAAGAGAATGAACCACAATGTCTGCGCCAAAATCGATCGGACGCACTAGATAAGGAGAAGGAAGGGTATTATCGATGACAAGAGGAATCCCAGCGTCGTGAGCGACTTTAGCAACCGCTTCGATGTCCAGAGTATCTAATTTAGGATTTCCTAAAGTTTCGGCAAAGATCGCTCTTGTCTTATCGTTGATCGCCTTTTTGAAATTTTCCGGATTGGATTGATCCACGAAATGGACCTTGATCCCGAGCTTCGGAAAAGTATAATGCAAAAGGTTGTAAGTCCCTCCATAGAGAGAAGAAGAAGCCACGATTTCCTGTCCAGCTTCCACAATATTCAAAAGAGCTAATGTTTCCGCGGATTGACCGGATGCGGTAGCAAGCGCCGCGACCCCGCCCTCCAGAGCTGCTACTCTTTGCTCTAGAACATCAGTGGTTGGGTTTCCGATCCTTGTATAGATATTCCCGAATTCTTGCAGGCCGAAGAGTCTCGCTGCATGATCGGTGTCCTTAAAAACGTAGGAAGTAGTTTGGTAAATAGGAACGGCTCTCGAAGTGGTGGTTGGATCGGGCGCCTGTCCTCCGTGCAGAACGATTGTTTCAGGTTTATAATTTCTAGCCATGCGTTGAAACTCCTTTTAGGTTATTTCAGAAAATTCCTCCGAAATGTCCAGCAAAATTCCATTAAATAGGATATAAAATTTATTATAACAGAATGGGTTCGAAAACGAAAATTTGGGACTATTCTGTCCCTCAAGTCATGGTTCGAAAATAAAATTAAGAAAATAATTTCCAAAATAAGAGAAAGATTACTCTTTTACTGGTTTTTGATCGAAGGGTCTGGTTAGAATTACTTCGCCGTTTAGATTCTAAGCTGCAAATACGATATTAAAGATAATATTCTCTGCGAATTGGAAAGGTGCGTCTCCGGAAATATCCGGTAGATCTATGAAATTGGAACTTTTGAAAAAGCTTAAGATATCATTTCTCTTCCCCGGGCTTCTGCTTTTCTCCGTATATTTTCTTCCTACACCGGGAGATGAATTGCAGGCACAACTCTGGATGCCACCCGGAAGGCAATTCATGCAACCTCCGGATCCGTTCACGTACGATTTGGGGATTAATAAGTTCAATAACGATTACTACTTGTACGTCGCCCCCACGATCAATTTGAACTTCGGAGGAGACTTCGGACTTTCTTTGACGGCTCCCTTGAACATTCTTGTGAGTGATCAGGCTCCCAAGGACCCAACTACCAAAATTGGAAGCATCCGTAAGATAGACTACGATCAGAAAAGCGACTATCTGAGGGTGATCAATAATATCTGGTATGGGACGTATGGACAGTACAAGCCGGGGCAAACGAGCTTCTCCTTTTATGCGGGGAAGATCTTCGATGGGTATATAGGCCACGGTACCATCGTAAACCGATATGTGAATAACCAACGAATCGATATCTATAACGTAGGTTTGATGTCAGATATCAATAGCGACTACGGTGGTGTTCAGGTATTTACGAATTCCATTTATACGCATGAGATTGGGGCAGGCCGTGTATACGCTAGACCTCTCGCAATGGTCTTCAAAGGATTCGATATATTAACAGGAAGATCCCAACTATTCTCTATGATGCAAGTAGGCCAGGGGAATGTTGCCGACGAAGCAGGACGCAAGAAAGTCTATGAAGAAGCTGGAGTAGACCCCGAGGACAGGGAAAAATACAGAGCGCTTGTAGAGGACCAGAAAACCCATCAACCTGTGGAGACCATGGTGCCCATAGAAAAGAAGCCTCAGACCACCCAGCAAAAGGTGAAGGAGTTCTTTAACCAAGACAATTTCTCGAATCGATTTGCGATCGGCTTTACTACCGCATTCGATACAAAGGCTCCCACCCAACTTGCATTCGATACCACAGGAAGGCTCAGATTAGATTCGAATAATAATCCTCTCGTAGACCAGACCCAAAAGCTGAGTATTCAAGGAATGGATGCCGAATACAAATTGATCAGTTCAAAATACGTAGAGCTTACTCCATACTACGACGTGAATACGATCAAGATACTGAATAATGCGAAAGGGACTCATACGGGTGTCCAGTTCAAGTTCGGTGGGAATGATATCTATATGAAGATCAAACCCGAATACAGGAATATGGATGCGAACTATATTCCTATGTACTTCGATAGCTTTTATGAGATCGAGAGATTTCAAACCAATACCCAAACCCAGATCCCGGAAACCAAGTTGCAAGCGGCTCAGTTAGTGGATCCGAACGGACCTCGGGTGAAAGGATATTTTACTTCTATGGTCTTGAGTTTCTATCGTATGTCCATAGAAGGGAACTTTGAAAACTATAATGGCCCGAATAACTCAAGAGTATTCTTGGGGATGTACATTCCTGTCGGTTCTCTTTTGATCTTCTCCGGATATTTTACTCATAAGAATTTCGATCAGAACAAGGATGCCTTCAAGGTAGACGCAAACTCTGTCGGAGCCGTCGAAGCGGCATTGAATCTGGGCTTTGTCAGCATTCGCTTGCAAGAGATCCGACGTTGGGTGTACGATAGCACCACGAATTCCTTCCAGGCTCAAGACGAGAAGAAGGTGCTCTTTTCCAATTCTCTTTCCTTCTAAAAGATCAGAAATTTGGAAAGCTAGCTTCCCATTGAGCTAAGAAGAATGCAAATGCCTGCTCCGATCTAAGGACAGCTTTTGAAAGTCGAACAGGTTGGATCTTCTTCTCATGAAAGAATGCGATTTCTCTCTTGGTCCAGCCTGGCTCCGGGCCGAGTAGAATAGAAACTGGGCCAGTGGATCCAACTTCAAATGATTCAGACTTACTCTCCGGAAATCCTTTCTTTGAGCTTATAGGATCCTTCCTGGAAAGATCGCCATATGCATTTTCTGATCTAGATAGATCTCTTCGGATGTCCTCTTTGTATTCTGAAAGGAGAAGTCCTTTCTTATCCAAATAGAAGGCCGGACCTTTTATCGTTTCGCATCTCTCCTTAAGACTCTTGTCTCGAACAGGCGCTTTGCCTTTTTCCGGCAGGCTAAAGCCCAATTCCAGCTGAGGAAGATAGATATTCCCGCCTTGCTCCATTCCTGAGTGCAAGGTTTCTTGTACGTGTTTTTCTCTCCAGATAGGGGAGGTCAGATATTCCTTTCTAGAAAGGTCCGCAAAGCGAAATTCGAGGGAATGGATTCCCCATACTCCTGCAAGATGCAGTATCTTCTCCACAGTGGGAGGGCGTTGCACAGAAGAGATGAATTGCAATCGGGGACTTCTTCTTTTGGGTTGTAGGATCGGAGTGTAGATCCCTTTGATCTTATCCGAAGAGATCTCTCTGATCCTGAAAAGTCCAAGGCTCTCGTTGATCAGGCCTGCCTTGATAGAGTCTCCCTTTTCTTTCTTTAATATATTCTGAATATGATGGATCTTTTCAGAGGAGAGAATTTTCCATTCACCGAAAGATGATCTCTCTTTCGGATCCAGGAGTAAAATATTCATTAGGTGTCGACTTGAGGACGGGTTTCGTTTTCCTCAGGCTCTTCTTGTGGTTGGATAGGAGATTTTTCTTGTAATGGATTCCACTGCTGTTGGTTCGGAGAATCGTTCCAATCAACGGAAGAATAGAAGCAGGCCCGAACAATACCGACGAATATCAATGCGAATAGAATATACTTAGCGAGCATGGGACCAAATCCGGAACTAGGAGTATAGCTTTCTCTTTGTCCGGGAGAATTCGGGCTTTCCCAGCCTAAGGAATCGTTCTTCTTAAATTTAGAACGAATGCGATCGAAGGAGTTTCGTAGAAAATAAAAAAATCCCCGAATAGAACGAGGATTCCCTTTGTTAGGATCTTGCCCGGGCGAATCGTATCTTCCGCCTCTAAAGCTGGCAGGATCTTCAGGATCGAATACAAAAGAATGATAACATCTAGGGCACCGAACGGTCAGCCTTCCCAAATCCAAGGGAATTCTGAGCTCGGTGCCACAAGAGGAACAAGGAACAATGTACCGCACTTAGTACTTCAAGGACTCCTTGAGAGTATTAACGTTCTCTTTGTAGTTCTCGTTTCCTAATTGATCGTTATAATCGAAGATCTTGGTAAAGAGTCTGTCGAAATTATCCAGATGTTTGATATAGAAGGTCTTCTTGAAAGAGTTACGGATAGGGTGGGTCTTAGTATTTTCTACATTAGACAATACATATTTACCGACACCTTTTTCACTAGGAGTTTCAGGGCGGTTCCACTCAGGATAGCCGTTCTTTTGGTAGAAAAGTTCGATCTTTTCGTTATGAGCCGGTTGATCATTTGGTGAACGATCAATGATCTCGGAAACGGATTTGTCTTCGATCTGGAAGTTATTTTTGTAAACTCGGCTGATGATCTTAGAGATCTTACGAGGAGGTTCCATTCTTGGATCCGGATCATTCGAGTTCGGTCCTTCGAAGTAGATCTCCATGTATTTGGAAAGTCCACCTTGGACAACTCTTCCTTGGCCTCTTTCCTCGTCCTTAATGAAATCGTAAACTTCTACACGAATACAGTTATTAGCCGTATCTTCCTGAGCATTGCTTGCTGCAGGAACGCACTCGTCATTATTCGCTTTTCCTTTGAATAGAACGGTGCGGAAGGGAAGGATACGTACTTTCATTTTCATGAGTACGGTATGACGTTTCAGCCTTTCATTGAGAGCGGTAACTCTTTGGTCTAGACCCTTTTCAGTGTCCAGAATGGCCGCTCCAACTTGGCCATCTTCTTTCTTTTGAGCTTGGTTGTCTTGAGCGTTGAGTATGCCAACAATCGAGAAGATCGCCAGGCAGAATGCTATTTTGCGTTTCATTGTACCCTATTCCTTGGTCTCTATGCAGAATTGGATTTCTTCGAAAACCGAGAAAACCCTGTCTCTAGTATCGGAAAAATAGACTCCCGATTAAATCCAAGACTTACATTTTCGAGAGGAAAACTGCTATTTTCCGGATTTTGAGCTCGTTTCCAAATACAGTTCATACGGGGGAGGAGCCGGTTTCAATCCTTTTTCGATTAGACTCGCAGCCCAGCGTCTTTCCACAAAATCGCAAAAATCCCGTAAATCCCTACCGGAAAAAGACTCCAAGCGTTGCGATATTGTTATGCGTTCTGGTTCGGTCAGTTGTTTTGCATAATTTCCTAATATAGCCGCTCTTTCCCTTTCATTAGGTAAAGGGAATAGAACGGAACGATCGAATCTGGACAGAAGTGCCTTATCCAGGTCCTGTTTTCGGTTCGTGGCTCCTAGGGTGATTGATTTTTGTCCCCCCTCGAAACCGTCGAGTTTCCGTAAAAGCACGGATAGAATATTCCTTGTGGCTTCAAATAAACCGTCATCCCGAGAACCTGCTAAGGAATCGATCTCGTCCAGAAATAAGAGGCAGGAGGGAAAGAGGGAGGCCACATCGAATACATAGGCCATATTCTGGGCGCTTTCCCCATAATATTTACTTAAAATAGATTCCACTGGCACGTAGATGAGAGGGATATCCGTCATACAGGAGATCACCTTGGCCATAGTGGTCTTTCCGACCCCAGGTTCTCCTTCCATAAGAATGGCCCTGGGTTTGGTCCTACCGGGGAATTTACGAGTGAGTTTGGCGACTTCTTCCAAGGTCCCAGGAGATTTTAGGGGAAGGATAATCGATTCCAGGATCTGTCTTTTCACATCTTCGTAACCGGCGATCGAATCGAAGGTTACCCAGTCTCCCTTCTTCTTTGCCTCTTGCGGATCGAAGACGTCGATTCCCAATCGTAATAAAAGTTCCTTTGGATTTTGGACCGACTCTTGTTTAGAAAGTCTCAGGTATTTGAAAAGATCGATTGCAGCGAAGATCTCTTCCCGATGGAAATCTCCTTTCTTAGTGATCTCGATCTTGCTTTGGTTCCTTCCCGAATAAAAACGAAACTTAATATTATCCAGGATATTCTTGGTTTCGAACAAATTCTCATTCAACGCTTGGAGACAGCAGTATCCTGGTTCGAAAGTATGGATCCTAAGATTCTCTATATGATTTCGGACAATATGAAAGCAGTCCAGTAACTGGGTCTTATCTGCTCCCGGAATAGGAAATTCTATCTTTAGATCCTTCTTCTCGGGAAGAAAGGAGGGGAGTTGGGCTTCCGGGACCCCGGCTTCCTTTAATTCTCCGTACAGAAGTGCCTTGGCTTGGGTAAAATCTAAAATATTGCCTGAACTGGGACGGGCAGGCGGGTTCCAATCTTCTGGTTTCATGCTTTCTCCGGGAGAATTTCTCTTGTATAATCTGTCGGTTCGGTCGAAGAATTTAGAAAGAACCTTTGGAGGCAAACCCTTATGGGTGAAGGATCCCTTTCCCAAGACGATATAGACGCACTCTTAACAGGCTCCAGTCCTGGGGGCGGAGGCGGTGGCTCTGCTGATTTTAATTTAAGTGGGGAATTGGATTCTCTTCTAGGCGATCCAAGCAGTGGAGGAGGAGGAAGTTCTTCTGGCGGAGGTGGTGGTGCACCCTCGTTCGCGGATATTGCTGCGGCTCTGGGACCCTCTGCGGCTCCCGCTCCTCCCAAAACAAGTTCTCGTTCTAGTTCCGTTTCTTCCAATACTGCAAACTTAAATCTGTTACTAGATGTAAACATCGCTCTTACAGTAGAGTTGGGCAGGACCAATATGTACATCAAGGATGTTCTAGGTCTAAACGAAGGTGCCGTGGTGGAATTGGACAATGCGGTCGGAGAGGACTTGGATATTCTTGCCAATGGTAAGTTGGTAGGAAAAGGAAAATTAGTGATCCTGGACGACTATTACGGGATTCGGATCACTGAGATCGTGGATCCTTCTCGACGATTGATGTAAATCCAACGGGAGAGTTCCGGATCACAGATGCGATCCGGAACTTTTTATAGTCCTTCCGGATCTAAGACTTCTTCTCTTCGCTTCCTAAGACTGCCTTCATTACGGATTTGAAATTCGATAGGTTTAAGGGGAGTACTAACTCCGTTCCTTCCTGGCCTAACTTCTCCACTTCCTTAATGAATCTCTGAGCGATCCGGAGTTTGACCGCTTCCTTTCCGCCCTTGGTCTGGATGGCACTTGCCAAAAGCTCGATCCCTTTTGCAGTAGCAACAGCAATGGATTCGATCTCGGAAGCAAGACCTTCTGCCTCGTTGATCCTTTTTTGCTTTTCACCTTCGGACTTATTGATGGCTTCTTCCTTGATCCCCAAGGAGCGGTTGATGCGAGAATCCCTATCTCCTTCAGAAAGAGAGATCTGGGCTTTCTTTGCGATTTGGGCCTTCTTCTCCCTTTCCATAGCCTCTATCACAGATTTAGGAGGAGCGATATTTACGATCTCATAACGATTGACCCGGACTCCCCAAGGTTCCGCCGCTTGGTCCAGTACTTCTAGGATCTTGCTGTTGATGACTTCTCTCGTCTCAAATGTAGTGTCCAGATCCATGGTTCCAATAATCGCTCTCATGGTAGTCTGCACAAGTTGAGTGACTGCGAAATGATAGTCCTCAATTCCGTAGCTTGCTTTCTGAGGATCCAAGACCCTCAAATACAAGATCCCGTCCATCTCCACTTTCACGTTGTCTTTGGTGATGCAGGTCTGAGGAGGAACGTCTATGGATTGCTCCTTTAGAGTATGGTAATATGCATCCGAGTCTAGGAACGGAATGAGAATATGGAATCCTGCGTGAAGGGTTCTACTGTATTTTCCGAGTCGCTCTACGATAATGCATTCTTGAGCGGATACGATCCGAACGGAACGATAGATCTTATAGGCGAAGTACAAAAAGAATCCGAACCAAAATATGGTGAGAAAAACATCGATTACTGTGGACATTTTCTTATTCCTTGCCGGCACCTAAGTCCGGGATCTTATTCGTTACCTTGGAAAGCCCTTCGAAGACCCCCACAATATTCGCCATCTCGGTAGGAAGCACAGTTGTCTTGGCTTTCTGTAAGATCTCTCCTAATCCGGAAAGATAGTCTTCTGTGATCTGTAGATTCACAGCCTCTGTGCCTCCGTCTTTTCCGATGGACTCCGAGATCATCTGGATCCCTTTCGCTTTTGCTTTGGCAATGAACTCGATTTCCTTTGCCTTTCCTTCGGCTTCGTTGACCTTTTTGATCTTTTCTCCTTCGGAAAGATTGATCGCTTCCTGTCTTTCTCCCATGGAGCGATTGATCCTAGAAACCTTCTCACCTTCGGAGATAGTGATCTCAGCTCTCTTGACCCGTTCTGCTTTTACCTGCTCTTCCATCTCATGCAGGATTTCTTTTGGAGGGGAGATATTCTTGATCTCGTAGCGAGTGACCTTGATCCCCCAAGGATCGGTAGCCTCGTCCAAGGCTCTCACAACATTCGCATTGATATCGTCCCTTTCGGAGAAGGTATGGTCGAGCACCAGTTTACCAATCTCTGAACGAAGAGTTGTCTGAGCCAACTGAATGGTTGCGCTCAGATAATTCTCTATCTCGTAAGAAGCCTTATATGCATCCATGATCCGGATATATAGGATCCCATCCACTAAGATGGAAACGTTATCCTTGGTAATACATGTCTGCGGAGGAATATCGATCGCGATCTCTTTCAGGTTCTGTCTGTACTTGACCTGATCCAGGATCGGGATGAGAAAATGAAAGCCTGCACCCAAGGCTCCTCGGAAGACTCCCAGACGTTCCACAACAAAACTGTAATTTTGTGGGACGATGATGAAGGTCTTCGACACCAGATAGATCAAGGCGATAAACGCCAAAGTGAAAATTAGGAACATATTTGTACCCTTCCAATCTCCTATTTTTATTATTGTATTTCGGGGAATTCCAAAGGCTCGACTATGAAAGTGAGATTTTCCCTTTCTATGATCTTAGCTCTCTTTCCGGCAGGGATCCTTTTTGATTTGCTGATCGCGTCCCATTCGGTGCCTTGGAATAAGATACGTCCGCCTCTTCTTTCCACTAGGACATCTTTGGAAACGGAGACGATCCGACCCGGTCCTTCGTCGGGGCTGAGAGTAGCCGTTTCGCTCGCCGAAGGAAAGAATTTTCTGAGAAAGGTTCCGCCGATCAGTATCAAAATTCCGGAAAGGGCCGCCCAGATCGCAGCTTGTGTCCCGATTCTTAAATCTATGAAATAGGAAAGTGCTCCCACGATCACCCCAGAAAGTCCTAAAAAGAAAACAAAGGTTCCTGGGACAAAAAGCTCTGCGATCATGAGGAGGATCCCTGTACCGATCCAGAGATAAGAAAGTGTATGTCCGTCTTGAAAAAAGTCCATGCTCCGGTTTATTGAAAGGGGAAAATTCTATTTTCAAAAACATTCCCGTCCATATTCTTAGCGGGAAACGATGAGAAAAATATGGATTCGTCTTGGAATAGGGCTAGGGGTCGTATTCCTCGCTCTTCAGTTAATCCCCGTACGTCCTCCGTTAGGAATGAATGCTAATGAAATCAAAACGGAAGAACGAGTCAAAAAGATTTTGAGAAGGTCCTGTTACGACTGTCATTCGGATCTGGTCCAATGGCCTTGGTATTCAAAGGTTTTTCCTGTTTCCCTATATATCGCTCATCATGTGGAAGAAGGGCGAGAGGAACTGAATTTTTCCGAATGGGAAACGTTGATTGCAGCCAAAAAAGCAGATAAGGCCGAAGAGATCCTAGAGGAGATTGAAGATGGGGCAATGCCTCCTAAAGAGTATATCTTCCTCCACTCGGATGCAAAATTAGATAAGGAAGAAGTAGAGATCATAAGGGATTGGCTACAAACCTTCTCCGAGAAAGAATAGATCGCAAGATGATCTAAAAGAAAGTAAATTCGATGCAAAAAAAAGAAGAAGGCAACGCTAAACTCTGGGGAGGCAGATTCAAGGAATCCGCTTCTCCCATCATGGAAAGGATAGGGGAATCCGTTTCCTTCGACAAAAAATTGTACAAGGAAGATCTGGAAGGAAGCAGGGCTCATGCAAAGATGCTTCATAAGATCGGCATACTGAATGCGGAAGAGTTAAAGCAGATCCTAGAAGGCCTTGCTCAAGTAGAGTCAGAAATAGAATCCGGAAATTTCAAATATAGTTCCGAGCTAGAAGATATTCATATGCATATCGAATCCAGGCTTACGGAACTCAAAGGCGAGGTCGGAAAGAAGCTCCATACAGCCAGGTCTAGAAACGATCAGGTGGCCCAGGATACTCGTCTCTATGTTCGGAACAGGATCCTAGAGATCCAAGAGCGTCTGGAGTCCTTAAGAAAAGCATTATATACTCGGGCTTCAGAGAATGTGGATACCATTATTCCAGGTTATACCCATTTGCAGGTGGCACAGCCGGTTCGTGCCTCTCATTTTCTACTCGCATACTTCTGGATGTTTACTCGGGATACGGAGTTCTTCGAGTTTGCCAAGGAGAATGCGAACCTACTCGTTTTAGGCTCCGGTGCCATGGCTGGAGTGAACTACCAAAATGATCGGGATTTTCTTGCTTCCGAATTGAAAACGAACGGGATTTCCCCGAATAGTATGGATGCCGTTGCGAGTCGAGACCATTTATTGCAGTTCTTATTTGCAGCCACCCAAACAATGCTGCATGCTTCCCGGTTCTGTGAAGATATCATTCTATATTCTTCTCAGGAGTTCGGGCTCGTCAAACTGCCGGATTCTTTGACTACAGGTTCTTCTATCATGCCTCAAAAGAAGAATCCGGATATCGCCGAATTGATCCGAGGAAAATCGGCAAGGGTTGCCGGAAATCTAAA
Proteins encoded in this window:
- the fcpB gene encoding flagellar-coiling protein FcpB, with protein sequence MKRKIAFCLAIFSIVGILNAQDNQAQKKEDGQVGAAILDTEKGLDQRVTALNERLKRHTVLMKMKVRILPFRTVLFKGKANNDECVPAASNAQEDTANNCIRVEVYDFIKDEERGQGRVVQGGLSKYMEIYFEGPNSNDPDPRMEPPRKISKIISRVYKNNFQIEDKSVSEIIDRSPNDQPAHNEKIELFYQKNGYPEWNRPETPSEKGVGKYVLSNVENTKTHPIRNSFKKTFYIKHLDNFDRLFTKIFDYNDQLGNENYKENVNTLKESLKY
- a CDS encoding AAA family ATPase, translated to MKPEDWNPPARPSSGNILDFTQAKALLYGELKEAGVPEAQLPSFLPEKKDLKIEFPIPGADKTQLLDCFHIVRNHIENLRIHTFEPGYCCLQALNENLFETKNILDNIKFRFYSGRNQSKIEITKKGDFHREEIFAAIDLFKYLRLSKQESVQNPKELLLRLGIDVFDPQEAKKKGDWVTFDSIAGYEDVKRQILESIILPLKSPGTLEEVAKLTRKFPGRTKPRAILMEGEPGVGKTTMAKVISCMTDIPLIYVPVESILSKYYGESAQNMAYVFDVASLFPSCLLFLDEIDSLAGSRDDGLFEATRNILSVLLRKLDGFEGGQKSITLGATNRKQDLDKALLSRFDRSVLFPLPNERERAAILGNYAKQLTEPERITISQRLESFSGRDLRDFCDFVERRWAASLIEKGLKPAPPPYELYLETSSKSGK
- the fliN gene encoding flagellar motor switch protein FliN — protein: MGEGSLSQDDIDALLTGSSPGGGGGGSADFNLSGELDSLLGDPSSGGGGSSSGGGGGAPSFADIAAALGPSAAPAPPKTSSRSSSVSSNTANLNLLLDVNIALTVELGRTNMYIKDVLGLNEGAVVELDNAVGEDLDILANGKLVGKGKLVILDDYYGIRITEIVDPSRRLM
- a CDS encoding SPFH domain-containing protein, which translates into the protein MSTVIDVFLTIFWFGFFLYFAYKIYRSVRIVSAQECIIVERLGKYSRTLHAGFHILIPFLDSDAYYHTLKEQSIDVPPQTCITKDNVKVEMDGILYLRVLDPQKASYGIEDYHFAVTQLVQTTMRAIIGTMDLDTTFETREVINSKILEVLDQAAEPWGVRVNRYEIVNIAPPKSVIEAMEREKKAQIAKKAQISLSEGDRDSRINRSLGIKEEAINKSEGEKQKRINEAEGLASEIESIAVATAKGIELLASAIQTKGGKEAVKLRIAQRFIKEVEKLGQEGTELVLPLNLSNFKSVMKAVLGSEEKKS
- a CDS encoding SPFH domain-containing protein — protein: MFLIFTLAFIALIYLVSKTFIIVPQNYSFVVERLGVFRGALGAGFHFLIPILDQVKYRQNLKEIAIDIPPQTCITKDNVSILVDGILYIRIMDAYKASYEIENYLSATIQLAQTTLRSEIGKLVLDHTFSERDDINANVVRALDEATDPWGIKVTRYEIKNISPPKEILHEMEEQVKAERVKRAEITISEGEKVSRINRSMGERQEAINLSEGEKIKKVNEAEGKAKEIEFIAKAKAKGIQMISESIGKDGGTEAVNLQITEDYLSGLGEILQKAKTTVLPTEMANIVGVFEGLSKVTNKIPDLGAGKE
- a CDS encoding NfeD family protein, whose translation is MDFFQDGHTLSYLWIGTGILLMIAELFVPGTFVFFLGLSGVIVGALSYFIDLRIGTQAAIWAALSGILILIGGTFLRKFFPSASETATLSPDEGPGRIVSVSKDVLVERRGGRILFQGTEWDAISKSKRIPAGKRAKIIERENLTFIVEPLEFPEIQ
- a CDS encoding heme-binding domain-containing protein, giving the protein MRKIWIRLGIGLGVVFLALQLIPVRPPLGMNANEIKTEERVKKILRRSCYDCHSDLVQWPWYSKVFPVSLYIAHHVEEGREELNFSEWETLIAAKKADKAEEILEEIEDGAMPPKEYIFLHSDAKLDKEEVEIIRDWLQTFSEKE